In Zingiber officinale cultivar Zhangliang chromosome 6A, Zo_v1.1, whole genome shotgun sequence, a single genomic region encodes these proteins:
- the LOC121996382 gene encoding ubiquitin carboxyl-terminal hydrolase 4-like: MGATGSKLEKTLGEQFPEGERYFGLENFGNTCYCNSVLQALYFCVPFREQLLKYYDNKKSVVEADENLLTCLADLFSKICSQKKKTGIVSPRRFVQRVKKENELFRSYMHQDAHEFLNFLLNELVDILEKECNNAKSSPEGLSSLDKVANGSDNSLANGVKKEPLVTWVHKSFQGILTNETRCLRCETVSARDETFFDLSLDIEQNSSITSCLKNFSSTETLNAEDKFFCNKCCSLQEAQKRMKIKKPPNVLVMHLKRFKYVEQLGRNKKLSYRVVFPLELKLNNTMEDSDIEYSLFSVVVHVGSGPNHGHYVSLVKSHNHWLFYDDEHVEIIDESTMQTFFGSAQEYSSHTDHGYILFYESHTSTS; encoded by the exons ATGGGCGCGACGGGGTCTAAGCTGGAGAAGACCCTCGGAGAGCAGTTCCCCGAAGGAGAGCGGTATTTTGGCCTAGAGAACTTCGGCAACACCTGCTACTGCAACAGCGTCTTGCAG GCACTTTATTTCTGTGTCCCATTCCGTGAGCAGTTGCTGAAGTATTATGACAACAAAAAAAGTGTTGTTGAGGCAGACGAAAACCTTCTCACATGTCTGGCTGATCTGTTTTCCAAG ATCTGCTCTCAAAAGAAGAAAACTGGCATTGTCTCTCCTAGGCGTTTTGTACAAAGAGTAAAGAAAGAAAATGAGCTCTTCCGCAGCTATATGCATCAG GATGCtcatgaatttttgaattttttgctCAATGAACTTGTTGATATTCTGGAGAAAGAGTGCAATAATGCAAAGTCTTCTCCTGAAGGCTTATCTTCATTAGATAAAGTTGCAAATGGTTCAGACAATTCTCTAGCAAATGGTGTAAAGAAAGAACCCCTTGTTACATGGGTTCATAAAAGTTTTCAG GGCATTTTAACGAATGAAACAAGATGCCTACGGTGTGAAACTGTTTCTGCAAGAGATGAGACATTCTTTGACTTAAGCCTCGACATCGAACAAAACAGTTCCATAACAAGTTGTCTCAAGAATTTTAGCTCAACAGAGACTTTAAATGCAGAGGATAAGTTCTTCTGCAATAAATGCTGCAG TCTGCAGGAGGCTCAAAAAAGGATGAAGATCAAGAAGCCACCAAATGTCCTAGTCATGCATCTCAAGCGCTTCAAATACGTTGAGCAACTCGGCCGTAACAAGAAGCTTTCCTACCGGGTTGTCTTCCCCTTGGAGTTGAAACTCAACAACACCATGGAAGATTCAGACATTGAGTATTCACTCTTTTCTGTTGTGGTTCATGTAGGAAGTGGTCCCAACCACGGTCACTATGTCAGCCTCGTGAAGAGCCATAACCATTGGCTGTTCTACGATGATGAACATGTAGAGATAATTGATGAATCCACCATGCAAACCTTCTTTGGGTCTGCTCAGGAATACTCGAGTCACACTGATCACGGGTATATCTTATTCTACGAGAGTCATACTAGCACGAGCTGA